One genomic region from Thermoleptolyngbya sichuanensis A183 encodes:
- a CDS encoding DUF2834 domain-containing protein: protein MLYWLIWLGFIAYAAFLAPPDRPETLSLIQNLSTGQWDGINPLIIALFNLMGIWPLIYSAVLYADGRGQRVRAFPFAAGSFAVGAFALLPYLALRKPNPTFIGETSWLIRILDSVWTGRVLLLGAIALLVYGFTQGNWADFVQQWQTSKFIHVMSLDFVALSALFPVLLRDDLARRGLGSRWFWAIALVPLLGPLVYLSIRPPLARATEFATSEIAPETAPETAPEVSLEG from the coding sequence ATGCTGTATTGGCTTATCTGGCTCGGCTTTATTGCCTACGCCGCCTTCCTCGCGCCGCCCGATCGCCCCGAAACGCTTAGCCTGATTCAGAACCTCTCAACGGGCCAGTGGGATGGCATCAATCCCCTGATTATTGCGCTGTTTAATCTAATGGGCATCTGGCCGCTGATCTATAGCGCGGTGCTGTATGCCGACGGGCGCGGGCAGCGGGTGCGGGCGTTTCCCTTTGCGGCGGGTAGCTTTGCCGTAGGTGCGTTTGCCCTGTTGCCCTATCTGGCACTGCGAAAGCCGAATCCCACTTTTATCGGCGAAACGTCCTGGCTGATTCGCATCTTGGATTCCGTCTGGACGGGGCGCGTGCTGCTATTGGGGGCGATCGCCCTGCTGGTCTACGGCTTCACCCAGGGCAACTGGGCTGATTTTGTGCAGCAGTGGCAAACCAGCAAGTTTATTCACGTCATGAGCCTGGATTTTGTTGCCCTGTCGGCGCTGTTTCCGGTGCTGCTGCGCGATGATCTGGCACGGCGGGGTCTGGGAAGCCGCTGGTTCTGGGCGATCGCGCTGGTTCCCCTGCTGGGGCCGCTGGTCTACCTATCCATCCGCCCGCCCCTTGCCCGTGCCACCGAATTTGCCACCTCAGAAATTGCCCCAGAAACCGCCCCAGAAACCGCCCCGGAAGTCTCCCTAGAGGGATAG
- a CDS encoding DUF2470 domain-containing protein, with amino-acid sequence MADILSPAISERICKHMNEDHADAVLLYAKVYGGAVAATAAKMVSIDPEGMTLEAEQAGTATPVRVTFDHPLQDSEDAHQTLIAMVRQARSQTPGE; translated from the coding sequence ATGGCCGACATCCTCTCTCCTGCAATCAGTGAGCGCATTTGCAAGCACATGAACGAAGACCACGCCGACGCGGTGTTGCTCTATGCCAAGGTCTACGGCGGGGCAGTGGCGGCCACGGCGGCGAAAATGGTGTCGATTGACCCGGAGGGCATGACGCTAGAAGCGGAACAAGCCGGGACAGCAACCCCCGTGCGCGTCACCTTTGACCATCCGCTGCAAGACTCGGAAGACGCGCATCAAACGCTGATTGCAATGGTGCGCCAAGCGCGATCGCAGACACCCGGAGAATGA
- a CDS encoding transposase — protein sequence MLVSFPALVKPILKQLCPHNYPVLNSRLFFEIWLTFVLDQGLTSMRSLFYRLNKAGIKVDISTFSKACKTRQDEHFCRIYAELIRQLKQKNPATAQMLFSIDSTVITLTSKLFWMQGYHQVKLLNGVNLTQGNPSECLIHFGQGHDAKFADRVTGMIPEDAIGVMDRGFASWDFLDQLSQDQTRFVVRLKNTMKTEFEHERYRVVWFCDLESQTEFRLATNVELMTNEEISEVYRHRWQIEVLWKFLKMHLKLDKLISKSVNGVTIQIYMVLIAYLILQLIEIPEFYGHQLLDKLRYLQLELSRRCSIVHWSYDLLPETLVGAS from the coding sequence ATGCTAGTGTCATTTCCTGCGCTTGTCAAACCGATACTCAAGCAGTTGTGCCCACATAACTATCCTGTTTTGAACTCTCGCTTATTCTTTGAAATCTGGTTGACCTTCGTTTTAGACCAGGGTTTAACGAGCATGAGAAGCCTGTTTTATCGTCTCAACAAAGCAGGAATCAAGGTTGATATTTCCACCTTTTCTAAAGCCTGCAAGACTCGACAGGATGAACACTTTTGTCGCATCTACGCTGAGCTCATAAGACAGCTAAAACAAAAAAATCCAGCGACAGCACAGATGCTGTTTTCCATTGATTCAACGGTCATCACATTGACAAGCAAGTTGTTCTGGATGCAAGGCTATCATCAAGTCAAATTGCTTAATGGAGTCAACTTAACGCAAGGTAATCCCAGTGAATGCCTGATTCATTTTGGTCAAGGACATGACGCAAAATTTGCTGACAGAGTGACAGGAATGATTCCTGAAGATGCCATCGGCGTCATGGATAGAGGCTTTGCCAGTTGGGATTTCCTTGACCAATTAAGCCAGGATCAGACTCGCTTTGTTGTCCGCCTTAAGAACACGATGAAGACCGAGTTTGAGCATGAGCGATATCGAGTGGTTTGGTTTTGTGACTTAGAGAGCCAAACGGAGTTTCGGCTGGCGACCAATGTAGAACTGATGACGAATGAAGAGATTAGTGAAGTCTATCGCCATCGGTGGCAGATAGAAGTGCTGTGGAAGTTTCTAAAGATGCACTTGAAGCTAGATAAACTAATCTCTAAGAGTGTCAATGGAGTCACCATTCAAATCTACATGGTGTTGATTGCCTATCTGATTCTGCAATTGATAGAAATTCCAGAGTTTTATGGTCATCAATTACTAGATAAGTTGCGCTATTTGCAACTTGAATTGAGTCGTCGTTGTTCGATTGTCCATTGGAGCTACGATCTGCTGCCAGAGACACTCGTAGGAGCTTCGTAG
- a CDS encoding CYTH domain-containing protein produces MAQEIERKFLVVGDRWRGLAEGTTYRQGYLLSGAGRTVRVRIAGTRGFLTIKGATEGVSRSEFEYEIPLADAEELLNTLCDRPLIEKTRYKIPYEGLIWEVDEFWGDNDGLIVAEVELSSPDQTVQLPDWIGEEVSHDPRYFNAALVKHPYRQWHSAPES; encoded by the coding sequence ATGGCGCAGGAAATCGAGCGAAAATTTCTCGTGGTGGGCGATCGCTGGCGTGGGCTGGCGGAAGGCACAACCTATCGCCAGGGCTATCTGCTGTCGGGGGCAGGGCGGACGGTGCGGGTGCGGATTGCAGGAACGCGGGGCTTTTTGACGATTAAGGGCGCGACGGAAGGAGTATCGCGCAGCGAGTTTGAGTATGAAATTCCCCTGGCGGATGCGGAAGAATTGCTGAATACCCTGTGCGATCGCCCGCTGATCGAGAAAACTCGCTACAAAATTCCCTACGAAGGGCTGATTTGGGAAGTGGACGAGTTTTGGGGCGACAACGACGGGCTAATTGTTGCCGAAGTGGAACTCTCTAGCCCCGACCAGACGGTGCAACTTCCCGACTGGATTGGCGAAGAAGTCTCCCACGACCCGCGCTATTTCAACGCGGCGCTAGTGAAGCATCCCTACCGCCAGTGGCACTCCGCTCCAGAATCGTGA
- a CDS encoding chloride channel protein yields MPASPQTVGPTLPNAADSAAPAKPLRLSAVLTRFQPTPDSRLLGLALLIGTGAGLGVVTFRYLIHLVNQLMLGRVAGVLSVWGHWTLALLPILGGLLVGGLRWGVQGFGPGLSALMETVQGGKELAPLKPVSKMVAAAVSLGSGASLGPEGPSVEIGANFSLLLGQALKVSQARQLLLLGAGAAAGLAAGFNAPIAGVFFALEVVLGSLFAPSSASVVLLSAVVAAWIAQIGLGAKPAFALPAYEVRSLLELPLYVGLGVFASLVSILYRQAMAIAQQAFQGQLPGTQWLAKIPNPLHPVLGGIAVGAVALWFPQILGVGYETIESILQDVQFPLRMVIALLGLKLVMTAVSFGSGFVGGVFAPALFLGASLGLVYGKTLAIALPVLHPYMASPPAYAMVGMAAVLAGSVRAPLTSILLLFELTQDYRIILPLMSAVGLSIWLVETLQPTKLMDSDGEQQEAPEETIAGISVPASLLVVDALQPIALKLSANLLLAQAARTLIDQRATCALVMDNLAGLDNVDHLNNLDYLGGDETLVGILTLRDINRLILKAEEAPDLLQQPIRDLCTTHVLFAYSDETVKEAIARMGTRGLHQIPVVERDHPTHVIGLLTEESITTAARLARITKALGDSEESSEDFQADLAERNGKAIAPPEEKIEIESQILPNSLTVDDSLDAESLGKVRS; encoded by the coding sequence ATGCCTGCTTCTCCTCAAACTGTGGGGCCAACTTTGCCAAACGCAGCCGATAGCGCGGCTCCTGCCAAGCCCCTGCGCCTCAGTGCGGTGCTAACCCGGTTTCAACCCACGCCCGATTCCCGGCTGCTGGGGCTGGCGCTGCTCATTGGCACGGGTGCAGGGCTGGGCGTGGTTACGTTTCGCTATCTGATTCACCTAGTCAACCAACTCATGCTGGGGCGCGTGGCGGGCGTGCTGTCCGTTTGGGGACACTGGACGCTGGCGCTGCTGCCGATTTTGGGTGGGCTATTGGTGGGCGGGTTGCGCTGGGGTGTGCAGGGCTTTGGGCCGGGCCTGTCGGCGCTGATGGAAACGGTACAGGGCGGCAAGGAACTGGCCCCGCTCAAGCCCGTGAGCAAGATGGTGGCGGCCGCAGTATCGCTGGGCAGCGGTGCGTCCCTGGGGCCAGAAGGTCCGAGTGTGGAAATTGGCGCAAATTTTAGTCTGCTGTTGGGGCAGGCGCTGAAGGTGTCGCAAGCGCGGCAGTTGTTGCTGCTGGGGGCGGGGGCGGCGGCGGGTTTGGCGGCGGGGTTTAATGCGCCGATTGCAGGGGTGTTCTTTGCGCTGGAAGTGGTGCTGGGCAGCCTGTTTGCCCCGTCGTCGGCGAGTGTGGTGCTGCTGTCGGCGGTGGTGGCGGCGTGGATCGCACAGATTGGGCTGGGGGCAAAGCCTGCCTTTGCGCTGCCGGCCTATGAGGTGCGGAGTCTGCTAGAACTGCCGCTGTATGTGGGGTTGGGGGTGTTTGCTAGTCTGGTGTCCATTCTCTATCGGCAGGCAATGGCGATCGCCCAGCAGGCGTTTCAGGGGCAACTGCCGGGGACGCAATGGCTGGCGAAAATTCCCAATCCGCTGCATCCGGTGCTGGGTGGCATTGCGGTTGGGGCTGTGGCGCTGTGGTTTCCGCAAATTCTGGGCGTGGGCTACGAAACCATCGAGTCCATTTTGCAAGATGTGCAGTTTCCGCTGCGGATGGTGATCGCGCTGCTGGGGCTAAAGCTGGTGATGACGGCGGTGAGCTTTGGCAGCGGGTTTGTGGGCGGCGTGTTTGCCCCGGCGCTGTTTTTGGGCGCGTCGCTGGGGTTGGTGTATGGCAAAACATTGGCGATCGCCCTGCCCGTGCTGCATCCCTATATGGCCTCGCCGCCGGCCTATGCGATGGTGGGCATGGCAGCAGTGCTAGCAGGCAGCGTCCGCGCCCCGCTCACGTCCATCCTGCTGCTGTTTGAGCTAACGCAAGACTACCGCATCATTTTGCCGCTGATGTCGGCGGTGGGGCTGAGCATCTGGCTGGTGGAAACCCTGCAACCCACCAAACTGATGGACTCCGACGGCGAACAGCAGGAAGCCCCAGAGGAGACAATTGCCGGAATCTCCGTCCCCGCATCGCTGTTGGTGGTCGATGCTTTGCAGCCGATCGCCCTCAAGCTGTCTGCGAACCTGCTGCTGGCACAAGCCGCCCGCACCCTGATCGACCAGCGGGCCACCTGCGCCTTAGTGATGGACAACCTGGCCGGGCTAGATAACGTAGATCACCTGAATAATTTAGACTATCTGGGCGGCGACGAAACACTAGTGGGTATCCTGACCCTACGCGATATCAACCGCTTGATTCTCAAGGCTGAAGAAGCCCCCGACCTGCTCCAGCAACCCATCCGCGACCTCTGCACCACTCATGTCCTGTTTGCCTACAGCGACGAAACCGTGAAAGAGGCGATCGCCCGCATGGGCACTCGCGGCTTGCACCAGATCCCCGTCGTCGAGCGCGACCACCCCACCCACGTCATCGGCCTGCTCACGGAAGAGAGCATTACCACCGCCGCCCGCCTGGCCCGCATTACCAAAGCCCTAGGCGACAGCGAGGAGTCGTCGGAAGATTTTCAGGCTGACCTGGCAGAACGAAACGGAAAGGCGATCGCGCCGCCAGAGGAAAAAATCGAGATCGAGAGCCAAATTCTGCCAAATTCTCTAACAGTTGATGACTCTCTTGATGCCGAGAGCCTTGGTAAAGTTAGATCCTAA
- a CDS encoding GlsB/YeaQ/YmgE family stress response membrane protein, producing the protein MANLLTWLLLGFIAGALAKLIYPGRQGGGIFATTLLGILGAMVGGWLGTVLLGGAVTGLNLTSIILAVIGAMLLIFLWGVFTRAA; encoded by the coding sequence ATGGCTAATCTATTGACTTGGCTGTTGTTGGGCTTTATCGCGGGCGCGTTGGCAAAGCTAATTTATCCAGGACGGCAGGGCGGCGGCATCTTTGCCACAACGCTACTGGGTATTTTGGGTGCAATGGTGGGCGGATGGCTGGGCACGGTGCTGTTGGGAGGAGCCGTTACAGGGCTGAATCTGACCAGCATTATCCTGGCAGTGATTGGGGCAATGCTGCTGATCTTCCTGTGGGGTGTATTTACTCGCGCTGCCTAA
- a CDS encoding GNAT family N-acetyltransferase, protein MRLVFARSRFSLGLEWGDAVITGVAVGRDVFLSALLAGWMDKPCGISQVDEPGTILIRTARSRDLPDLAEVLASSFHNPDGLLGWAYPLFRAGILDDLRGRLHRKTPHYTCLVAVEQHGSDNTLTERVVGTLEMNLHRPAFWNVVGDRYLYISNLAVRSGYRRRGIALQLLQACDRIAVEWGFAALYLHTLENNTAARLLYEKAGYHVSKSEWNPFTWAVGQPQQLFLQKRLSQPQG, encoded by the coding sequence ATGCGACTCGTTTTCGCTCGTTCTCGGTTTTCGCTCGGTCTAGAATGGGGAGATGCAGTGATTACGGGCGTGGCCGTGGGTCGAGACGTGTTTTTATCGGCGTTGCTGGCTGGGTGGATGGATAAGCCGTGTGGGATATCCCAAGTAGATGAACCTGGAACGATCTTAATCCGAACAGCGCGATCGCGCGACCTGCCCGATCTAGCCGAGGTGCTAGCGAGCAGCTTTCACAATCCAGACGGGCTGCTGGGCTGGGCCTATCCGCTGTTTCGAGCGGGTATTTTGGACGATTTGCGCGGCCGGCTGCATCGCAAAACGCCACACTATACCTGCCTGGTCGCCGTTGAACAACACGGCAGCGACAACACCCTGACCGAGCGTGTAGTGGGCACGCTGGAGATGAATCTGCATCGTCCTGCATTTTGGAATGTGGTGGGCGATCGCTATCTCTATATTTCCAACCTAGCGGTGCGGTCGGGCTATCGGCGGCGGGGCATTGCGCTGCAACTGCTGCAAGCGTGCGATCGCATTGCGGTCGAGTGGGGCTTTGCAGCACTCTATTTGCACACGCTGGAAAACAATACGGCAGCCCGACTGCTGTATGAAAAGGCAGGCTATCACGTTAGTAAATCTGAGTGGAATCCGTTCACTTGGGCAGTGGGGCAACCCCAGCAGCTTTTCTTGCAAAAACGCCTGTCACAGCCACAGGGATAG
- a CDS encoding M48 family metalloprotease, whose amino-acid sequence MNQVKTLALLSLLSGLLVGIGWMLGGSSGALIGLAIAAFTNLMSWYSSDKIALAAYQAQPITEAEAPGLYAMVRRLCERADLPMPRIFVIPSPGANAFATGRDPEHAAIAVTQGIVQMLTEPELEAVIAHELSHVRNRDTLTQAVAATVAGAISWLAQMMQYSLMFGGMGSRDEREGGGNPLGLLFTVLLAPLAASVIQMAISRTREFEADAGSARMTGNPRALVSALQKLEASARQMPLRTNPAFEPLLIMNAIPQQFLSSLFSTHPTTEARIENLLRVEQELLAAGDSATLKSSGL is encoded by the coding sequence ATGAACCAAGTAAAAACCCTGGCGCTGTTGAGCCTGTTGAGTGGGCTGCTGGTTGGCATTGGCTGGATGCTGGGTGGTTCCAGCGGGGCGCTGATTGGACTAGCGATCGCCGCCTTTACAAACCTGATGTCCTGGTATTCGTCGGATAAGATTGCGCTGGCTGCCTATCAGGCCCAACCGATTACTGAAGCCGAAGCACCGGGGCTATATGCAATGGTGCGGCGGTTGTGTGAGCGGGCAGACCTGCCGATGCCTCGGATCTTTGTCATTCCCTCTCCAGGAGCCAACGCCTTTGCCACCGGGCGCGACCCAGAACATGCGGCGATCGCCGTTACGCAGGGCATCGTGCAAATGCTCACAGAGCCGGAGCTAGAAGCCGTCATTGCCCACGAACTCAGCCATGTCCGCAACCGCGACACGCTGACCCAAGCTGTAGCTGCAACGGTTGCTGGGGCAATCTCCTGGCTGGCGCAGATGATGCAGTACAGCTTGATGTTTGGCGGCATGGGCAGTCGCGACGAGCGTGAGGGCGGCGGCAATCCCCTGGGCCTGCTGTTCACCGTTCTTCTAGCGCCGCTGGCCGCCAGCGTAATTCAGATGGCGATTTCTCGCACCCGCGAGTTTGAAGCCGACGCTGGCTCTGCCCGGATGACGGGCAATCCCCGTGCCTTGGTGAGCGCGCTGCAAAAGCTGGAGGCAAGCGCCCGACAAATGCCGCTGCGGACCAATCCTGCGTTCGAGCCACTGCTGATTATGAACGCCATTCCTCAACAATTTCTCTCCAGCCTCTTTTCGACCCATCCAACCACCGAAGCCCGCATCGAAAATCTGCTGCGGGTCGAGCAAGAGCTTTTGGCGGCAGGAGACTCGGCAACGCTGAAGTCGTCTGGACTCTAA
- a CDS encoding pentapeptide repeat-containing protein, whose amino-acid sequence MEKRIWEPLLSWGENQALISLLGLLGNLGLIIAVVSYIGLEKQRRDDQVYAAWQTITNAQGQSGNGGRILALEFLNASPGANWRLHFPWICISEDWLCSKWEPESLDGVDLAKAYLAGIQLPKASLVEANLEGAVLWGANLQGANLEEANLRGAKLGAANLQGTRLDETNFQGAFYSDEKTSRSLCVDITYPPIYPCPTQFPEGFDPESAGMKPLP is encoded by the coding sequence ATGGAGAAGCGGATTTGGGAGCCGCTACTTTCCTGGGGAGAAAATCAGGCCTTAATCAGCCTGCTGGGGTTATTGGGTAACCTTGGTCTCATCATTGCCGTCGTCAGTTACATCGGCTTAGAAAAACAGCGGCGCGACGATCAGGTTTATGCAGCTTGGCAGACCATCACCAACGCCCAGGGACAAAGCGGGAACGGAGGACGCATCCTGGCTCTAGAGTTTCTGAATGCTTCGCCAGGGGCAAACTGGCGTTTGCATTTTCCCTGGATTTGCATCTCTGAAGATTGGCTCTGTTCCAAGTGGGAACCGGAAAGCTTGGACGGGGTGGACTTGGCAAAGGCCTACCTAGCCGGAATTCAGCTACCCAAAGCCAGCTTGGTTGAAGCGAATTTGGAAGGCGCAGTTCTATGGGGAGCCAACTTGCAGGGGGCAAATTTGGAAGAAGCGAATTTGAGAGGGGCAAAGTTGGGCGCAGCCAATCTACAGGGGACAAGACTGGATGAAACCAACTTTCAAGGAGCCTTTTATTCTGACGAAAAAACGTCCAGGAGTTTGTGTGTAGATATTACCTATCCGCCCATTTATCCCTGCCCGACTCAATTTCCAGAAGGCTTTGATCCAGAATCCGCCGGAATGAAACCGCTTCCCTAG
- a CDS encoding DUF4230 domain-containing protein — protein MNSLGILKMAQGVVERLGDRAKVYIGAGLVGLAVLAMLLFSLFRPAQIMTTESVRNLIFSGVENASEFVAATTDSYATVKVEEVAKKLGIPIGKTSLIYEGVGTVQAGFNLKDLVVSDLDFKNRVIKAELPAPQILNINLDIARSSKIDDYRSWFGPAATADLYEEAQHEALAIIREKACSGNLFKAANSSAKEQIRTILNKAGFNTVTVEVESGNCAA, from the coding sequence ATGAATTCGTTGGGTATTTTGAAAATGGCTCAAGGGGTCGTGGAGCGATTGGGCGATCGCGCGAAGGTTTACATCGGCGCGGGGCTGGTGGGTCTTGCAGTGTTGGCGATGCTGCTGTTTTCGCTGTTCCGTCCAGCCCAGATCATGACGACTGAAAGCGTGCGAAACCTGATCTTTAGCGGTGTGGAAAATGCCAGCGAGTTTGTGGCCGCCACGACGGACAGCTATGCTACGGTCAAGGTGGAAGAAGTCGCCAAAAAGTTGGGCATTCCTATTGGAAAAACCAGCCTGATCTATGAAGGCGTGGGCACGGTGCAGGCAGGCTTTAACCTGAAAGACTTGGTGGTTTCAGATCTCGACTTCAAGAATCGCGTCATCAAAGCCGAATTGCCCGCTCCTCAGATTTTGAACATCAATCTCGACATTGCGCGGAGTTCAAAAATCGACGACTACCGCTCGTGGTTTGGCCCCGCGGCGACCGCCGATCTATACGAAGAAGCGCAGCACGAAGCACTCGCCATCATTCGCGAAAAAGCGTGCAGCGGCAACCTGTTCAAAGCCGCCAATAGCAGCGCCAAAGAGCAGATCAGGACGATTCTGAATAAAGCTGGATTTAATACCGTGACGGTTGAAGTGGAGTCTGGAAACTGCGCCGCCTAG